A window of Macrotis lagotis isolate mMagLag1 chromosome 1, bilby.v1.9.chrom.fasta, whole genome shotgun sequence genomic DNA:
gttttcttcagaaaactcCTATGAGTGTCTTGACTAGGGACATATTACTAAccatattttattaatgaggGAATTTTGACAAAGGGAGATAACATGCCCTATGGAAATTTGCTTAGCTAATATATGTCAGatcagacacttaaccctatatCTTTAgccttcaaggaaaaaaaaaatctcttttcattATGCCCCCTCTCTCTTTCATCCTTTTGGGTTTCAAATTATGTTAAGTTGGAGGAAAATGACTCCATTGAATCATTAACTGGATTTGTGTCCTGTCTCATCTATTAAACTGGATTTAAAGATTAATAAATTTACCATTAGAAGGGAACTCAAAAATCTCTTAGACTTGGGTTCTCTTCCTCTGTGTTTTCCCATCTAGTACAAGGCTGAAAAGGACTTTTTTCTATCCATGGTGCTAACTTAACTGCATGGCCATTATAACCAAcatatcaccaccaccaccaccaccaccaccactgccaccaaATGATATATAAGATCCCATAACTATTATCTGGCCACGTCACCCTTGGTCCTTTTTTCTTAGCATTTTGAGCAGTGCCTCCCGAATATGCTTGGACTTGACACTGTAGATGATAGGATTGAGAACAGGGGGCACAATCAAATAGACATAGGCAACAAGGGCATGGACAATTGGAGGTGCATGCCTACCAAAACGGTGGATCATGGAGACTCCAATAACTGGGATATAGAAGACCAAAACAGCCAAAATGTGAGAAACACAGGTGTTGAGAGCCCGCATCCTTTCTCGAGGAGAGGCCAAACCCATAACTGTATATAAGATGAGACCATAGGAGAGAACAATTAGCAAGGAATCAATACCGACTGTAGATAGCACTACATAGAGCCCATACAGGATATTAACAGTGATGTCAGCACAGGCCCGTTTCATAACATCTGCATGAAAGCAGAATGAATGGGAAAGAATGATTTTTCTTGGGCAGAAATTCAGCCTTTTGAGCAagaaggggacaggaaagagtGAGACAGTGGCACGAGCCACAATAGccattccaatttttccaatgacaCTGTTGGTAAGGACAGAGGCATAGCGCAGTGGATTAGAAATTGCCACAAAGCGATCAAAGGACATGGCCAGCAGCACTGAAGACTCCACAACAgagaaggaatggagaaaaaaCATCTGGACCAAGCAGGCATCAAAGGCAATTCGTTGATAATCAAACCAGAGCACAGCCAAGGTTGTGGGAAGTGTACACATAGTAAGTCCCAGATCAGTGAGAGCCAACATGGAAAGGAAGTAATACATAGGTTGGTGCAGACTGGGAGTCCTCCTCACAGCTAGCAGGATAAGGCAGTTGCCTGTGAGCGCTACAGTGTAAATGGAGGAAAAAGGTATGGAGATCCATCTATGCATAGCTTCCAGACCTGGGATGCCAATCAGTAGGAAAAATGATGGCTGGAAGAAGGAGCTGTTGTCAAGAGAGTAGGGATAGGACATCTTTGGAGGACAAGAGCAGACTCTTAAAAGATCACCATTCCTCAGTCTGTCCAGACAGACCTGGAGAGGAGATAAAATAAAAGtctacttttttttacttccataGGGTTGCAGAAGGGACCCTGGATGTGTTCCTCAGATCCCAGATGAACTTGAACCCTCTTGGACTTATAAGGCAGTTTCTAGGGACCTCTCAATAACTGTCCCCATTGTGCATCTTGGAGTAATTATTTGGAACTCATTCCCATTATAGGTGTCCTAAGAGGGAATTACAAGTTCACAAAAAGTTTCAAGATGAAtttgaataaatttgagaatgaaagaaaccTGATACTTTCCCAAGGGAAGCTTGCAGAGTTTAGGCAATTTCAATTTTTAGAAAGGCACATCAGAGAAGGAAACTATGGTTTAGAATAAGCTAGCTTAGATCCTTTGCCAAACTTAGTCTTTGGTTACACTAAGGAGATCGAACTTAGATATTGACTGGAGTTGGAGAGTGGCAAGGGAGTGGTTGCTTCTAGTGGGCTTCAATATATGGTTTGAGTCCTACAGTAAAAGTACTTCTGAGACTTTGAAGCTTCATGGTTATTTCTGAGCTtaaggaatgaggaaagaaacACTTCCTAGGTAATAACTCATGTTTGCATaacattttaatgtttgcaaagtgttttatataaattatcttatttgattctgagAACATCCCCAATAAGAAGGCACCATTATTATgaccattttaaagatggggaaactgatatATTAGTTTAATTACTCAGGGACacataaataataaatctttGAGGTGTGATTCAAATGCAAGCCTTCCGAATTCCAGTGCTAGTACTCTACTCTATGCGTCACACTTCTTTTAGGAGATCTTACTTTTCCCCatgttcttttttgtcttttccctctCTAATGATAGGATATCTCATATACTGAAAGTGATTGAAAACTAAAGGAGTCATTTTAATAATGGACTTA
This region includes:
- the LOC141489060 gene encoding olfactory receptor 51I2-like isoform X1 is translated as MSYPYSLDNSSFFQPSFFLLIGIPGLEAMHRWISIPFSSIYTVALTGNCLILLAVRRTPSLHQPMYYFLSMLALTDLGLTMCTLPTTLAVLWFDYQRIAFDACLVQMFFLHSFSVVESSVLLAMSFDRFVAISNPLRYASVLTNSVIGKIGMAIVARATVSLFPVPFLLKRLNFCPRKIILSHSFCFHADVMKRACADITVNILYGLYVVLSTVGIDSLLIVLSYGLILYTVMGLASPRERMRALNTCVSHILAVLVFYIPVIGVSMIHRFGRHAPPIVHALVAYVYLIVPPVLNPIIYSVKSKHIREALLKMLRKKDQG
- the LOC141489060 gene encoding olfactory receptor 51I2-like isoform X2, which gives rise to MNFVHVSSHPSFFLLIGIPGLEAMHRWISIPFSSIYTVALTGNCLILLAVRRTPSLHQPMYYFLSMLALTDLGLTMCTLPTTLAVLWFDYQRIAFDACLVQMFFLHSFSVVESSVLLAMSFDRFVAISNPLRYASVLTNSVIGKIGMAIVARATVSLFPVPFLLKRLNFCPRKIILSHSFCFHADVMKRACADITVNILYGLYVVLSTVGIDSLLIVLSYGLILYTVMGLASPRERMRALNTCVSHILAVLVFYIPVIGVSMIHRFGRHAPPIVHALVAYVYLIVPPVLNPIIYSVKSKHIREALLKMLRKKDQG